Proteins encoded in a region of the Bartonella taylorii genome:
- the mutS gene encoding DNA mismatch repair protein MutS translates to MDKKTNHKNDLIPQPAPSSAPQQKRLTPMMEQYIEIKAVNSDSLLFYRMGDFYELFFNDAVEAAQALGITLTTRGKHLGEDIPMCGVPVHAADDYLQKLIACGYRVAVCEQTEDPAEAKKRGSKSVVQRDVVRLVTPGTITEEKLLDPTRANYLMTLARIKTSDGEDFALSWIDISTGIFRVTESRHEKLLADIMRIDPQEIIVADSFFYDKSHKPLFNVLDRIVSPQPASLFDAITAERDICNYFKLSTLEGVANYSRTELSAIAAAIRYIEKTQITHRPPLMRPERQNESATLFIDAATRLSLELVRTTSGQRDGSLLKAIDRTVTGGGSRLLVDRLIAPLTTPSAIDHRLDSIAFFLRNTSLAEAIKLILKGGPDMPRAVSRLALGRGGPRDMAAIQRGFEIIRELHQLLNDALLPQEISDVQQIFSHLPTTLHFHLEQALADDLPLLKRDGGFIRPQYHKELDEMRALRDESRRVIAELQAQYAQETDIKTLKIKHNNILGYFIEVTSLQAPALTNSSQAKARFIHRQTMANAMRFTTTELADLESRIAHAANHALTLELEIFDTLVNEIIEQVDFIRKAAEALAILDVSVALAHLAEEQGYCRPIIDHSLTFRITAGRHPVVEQALRKQAAEPFVANNCDLSAQENHQYAAIWLLTGPNMGGKSTFLRQNALIAIMAQMGSFVPATSAHIGVVDRLFSRVGASDDLARGRSTFMMEMVETATILNHASHHSLVILDEIGRGTSTFDGLSIAWATVEYLHEVNHCRAILATHFHEMTALTQKLNRLHNVTMKVKNWDGDVVFLHEVAPGAADRSYGVQVAKLAGLPATVITRATDVLHQLEQGEMAGKGHKLIDDLPLFSLKTASPINEETHKHCIVHEALENIHPDELSPKQALEALYRLKQLEKNTSL, encoded by the coding sequence ATGGATAAGAAAACTAACCATAAAAACGATTTAATCCCACAACCTGCGCCCTCATCTGCTCCCCAACAAAAACGTCTCACACCTATGATGGAGCAATATATAGAAATCAAAGCAGTTAATAGCGATTCCCTTCTCTTTTACAGGATGGGTGATTTTTATGAATTATTTTTTAATGATGCGGTTGAAGCGGCTCAAGCTTTAGGAATCACACTCACAACACGTGGCAAACACTTGGGTGAAGATATTCCTATGTGCGGTGTTCCCGTTCACGCTGCAGATGATTACTTGCAAAAATTGATCGCCTGCGGTTATCGTGTTGCTGTTTGTGAACAAACAGAAGATCCCGCAGAAGCAAAGAAACGTGGTTCAAAATCCGTTGTTCAACGCGATGTCGTACGCCTTGTCACCCCTGGAACCATAACAGAAGAAAAACTTCTTGATCCAACGCGTGCAAATTATCTGATGACACTTGCCCGTATCAAAACAAGTGACGGAGAAGATTTTGCCCTTTCTTGGATTGATATCTCAACAGGCATATTTCGTGTAACAGAAAGCCGCCATGAAAAACTTTTGGCAGACATTATGCGCATAGATCCACAAGAAATCATCGTCGCTGACTCTTTTTTTTATGATAAATCCCACAAGCCGCTTTTTAATGTTCTCGATCGCATTGTTTCACCTCAACCCGCTAGTCTCTTTGATGCAATCACCGCTGAACGTGATATTTGCAATTATTTTAAACTCTCAACCCTTGAAGGTGTTGCCAATTATTCACGCACCGAACTCTCCGCTATTGCCGCTGCCATTCGTTATATCGAAAAAACGCAAATCACGCATCGCCCTCCTCTTATGCGCCCTGAACGCCAAAATGAAAGCGCTACGCTTTTCATTGATGCAGCAACCAGACTGAGCCTTGAACTTGTTCGGACCACGTCAGGACAACGCGATGGAAGCTTACTAAAAGCTATTGATCGTACTGTAACAGGAGGCGGATCACGCCTTCTTGTCGATCGTCTCATCGCACCCCTCACTACACCTTCAGCTATTGATCATCGTCTAGATTCGATTGCCTTTTTTCTACGCAATACATCTCTTGCAGAAGCTATAAAACTCATTTTAAAAGGGGGGCCAGATATGCCACGCGCAGTTTCTCGGTTAGCTCTTGGACGGGGGGGGCCCCGTGATATGGCCGCAATCCAACGCGGCTTTGAAATCATTCGTGAACTTCATCAGCTTCTTAACGATGCGTTACTTCCTCAAGAAATAAGTGACGTACAGCAGATTTTCTCACACTTACCTACTACTTTGCACTTTCATTTAGAACAAGCACTAGCCGATGATCTCCCATTGCTTAAACGTGATGGTGGTTTTATTCGTCCTCAGTATCATAAAGAACTGGATGAAATGCGTGCTCTACGTGATGAATCTCGTCGTGTCATTGCTGAACTTCAAGCACAATATGCCCAAGAAACAGATATTAAAACGCTTAAAATCAAACATAATAATATTCTAGGCTACTTCATTGAAGTAACTAGTTTACAAGCACCCGCACTTACAAATAGTTCACAAGCAAAAGCTCGTTTTATCCATCGGCAAACGATGGCAAATGCTATGCGCTTTACCACAACAGAACTCGCTGACCTTGAAAGCCGTATTGCTCATGCCGCAAACCACGCATTGACACTTGAATTGGAAATCTTTGATACTCTTGTCAATGAAATTATTGAACAGGTTGATTTCATCCGTAAAGCTGCTGAAGCTCTTGCGATTTTGGATGTATCCGTGGCGTTAGCGCATCTCGCTGAAGAACAAGGATATTGTCGTCCTATAATTGATCATTCACTTACCTTTCGTATTACCGCAGGACGCCATCCTGTCGTAGAGCAAGCACTACGAAAGCAAGCAGCAGAACCTTTTGTTGCCAACAATTGTGATCTCTCTGCACAGGAAAATCATCAATATGCAGCAATTTGGCTTTTGACAGGTCCTAATATGGGAGGAAAATCAACTTTTTTACGGCAAAATGCTCTTATCGCTATTATGGCGCAAATGGGTTCCTTTGTCCCTGCAACTTCAGCCCATATTGGCGTTGTTGACCGCTTGTTTAGTCGTGTTGGTGCTTCTGATGACCTTGCACGGGGGCGTTCAACCTTTATGATGGAAATGGTTGAAACAGCAACGATTCTTAATCATGCAAGTCATCATTCCCTTGTTATTCTTGATGAAATCGGACGAGGTACATCAACTTTTGATGGCCTTTCCATTGCTTGGGCAACTGTTGAGTATCTTCATGAAGTTAACCACTGTCGTGCTATTCTCGCCACACATTTTCATGAAATGACAGCACTCACCCAAAAACTTAATCGTCTTCATAACGTAACCATGAAAGTCAAAAATTGGGATGGTGATGTGGTTTTTCTTCACGAAGTTGCGCCAGGAGCTGCTGATCGATCCTACGGCGTACAAGTTGCAAAACTTGCTGGACTTCCCGCGACAGTTATTACCCGTGCTACAGATGTTCTGCACCAACTAGAACAAGGCGAAATGGCTGGAAAAGGACATAAATTAATTGATGATCTACCGCTGTTTTCCCTTAAAACAGCATCTCCCATAAATGAAGAAACACACAAACATTGCATAGTTCATGAAGCTTTAGAGAATATTCATCCCGATGAACTTTCCCCTAAGCAAGCTTTAGAAGCACTTTATCGCCTTAAACAACTTGAGAAAAATACCTCCCTATAG
- the ilvD gene encoding dihydroxy-acid dehydratase gives MPSYRSRISTHGRNMAGARGLWRATGMKETDFGKPIIAIANSFTQFVPGHVHLKDLGQLVAQEIAVAGGVAKEFNTIAVDDGIAMGHDGMLYSLPSREIIADSVEYMVNAHCADALVCISNCDKITPGMLMASLRLNIPTIFVSGGPMEAGKIKWKNQDLTVDLVDAMIAAASEHNSEEEVAEMERAACPTCGSCSGMFTANSMNCLTEALGLSLPGNGTMLATHADRRMLFEEAGRQIVTLAKRYYEKGDETVLPRSIASRKAFENAMTVDIAMGGSTNTVLHILAAAQEGEVDFTMTDIDRLSRRIPVLCKVAPSVANVHMEDVHRAGGIMGLLGELDAAGLIDTSAYTVHAKTMKEALSHWDVKQTHEPIIHEFYRAAPGGIPTQTAFSQSCRYETLDLDREKGVIRDNEHAYSQDGGLAVLYGNLAKDGCIVKTAGVDQSILTFKGPARIFESQDSAVSAILNNKIKSGDIVVIRYEGPRGGPGMQEMLYPTSYLKSKGLGKVCALITDGRFSGGTSGLSIGHVSPEAAEGGAIALVEEGDIIEIDIPNRTIHMIVDDIEMMHRHGKMEAKEKAAWQPVEERKRKISKALKAYAAMTTSAAKGAVRNL, from the coding sequence ATGCCTTCTTACCGTTCAAGAATATCAACTCATGGGCGCAATATGGCCGGGGCTCGCGGTCTTTGGCGTGCAACAGGGATGAAAGAGACTGATTTTGGTAAACCCATTATTGCGATTGCGAATTCTTTTACACAATTTGTACCAGGGCATGTCCATTTAAAGGATCTTGGGCAACTGGTAGCACAAGAGATAGCTGTTGCTGGCGGTGTCGCGAAGGAATTTAACACAATTGCTGTAGATGATGGAATTGCTATGGGGCATGATGGAATGCTTTATTCTTTGCCTTCCCGTGAAATTATTGCTGATTCTGTTGAATATATGGTCAATGCCCATTGTGCTGATGCACTTGTCTGTATTTCCAATTGTGACAAGATTACGCCTGGCATGTTAATGGCTTCTTTACGCTTAAATATTCCAACAATCTTTGTTTCAGGTGGCCCTATGGAAGCGGGTAAGATTAAATGGAAAAATCAAGATCTTACGGTTGACTTAGTTGACGCTATGATTGCAGCGGCTTCAGAGCATAATTCGGAAGAAGAAGTTGCTGAAATGGAACGTGCTGCTTGTCCTACATGTGGTTCTTGTTCAGGAATGTTTACTGCTAATTCTATGAATTGTCTGACTGAGGCATTAGGGCTTTCTCTTCCAGGCAATGGAACGATGCTAGCAACACATGCAGATCGTCGGATGCTTTTTGAAGAAGCTGGACGACAGATTGTTACATTAGCCAAGCGTTATTATGAAAAAGGCGATGAAACAGTTTTGCCGCGTTCTATTGCTTCGCGCAAGGCTTTTGAAAATGCAATGACTGTGGATATTGCTATGGGAGGGTCAACCAATACTGTTTTGCATATTTTAGCTGCAGCGCAAGAAGGTGAAGTGGATTTTACTATGACGGATATTGATCGCCTTTCGCGTCGTATTCCTGTTTTATGCAAGGTTGCACCTTCTGTAGCGAATGTCCATATGGAAGATGTACACCGCGCTGGTGGTATTATGGGACTTTTAGGAGAATTAGATGCGGCTGGACTTATTGATACATCCGCTTATACGGTGCATGCAAAAACGATGAAAGAAGCCCTTAGTCATTGGGATGTGAAACAAACCCATGAACCAATAATCCATGAATTTTATCGTGCCGCCCCAGGAGGTATTCCAACACAGACAGCTTTTAGTCAATCTTGTCGCTATGAGACTCTAGATCTTGATCGTGAAAAAGGTGTGATTCGCGATAACGAACATGCATATTCGCAAGATGGAGGATTGGCAGTTCTTTATGGAAATCTTGCAAAAGATGGCTGTATTGTGAAAACAGCGGGTGTTGATCAATCAATTTTAACTTTTAAAGGACCAGCAAGAATTTTTGAAAGCCAAGATTCAGCTGTTTCAGCAATTTTGAATAATAAAATTAAATCAGGTGATATTGTTGTAATCCGTTATGAAGGTCCACGTGGTGGGCCTGGAATGCAAGAAATGCTCTATCCCACGAGCTATCTCAAATCTAAAGGATTAGGAAAAGTTTGTGCGCTTATAACGGATGGTCGTTTTTCAGGGGGAACTTCAGGGCTCTCGATAGGGCATGTTTCACCAGAAGCTGCTGAAGGAGGAGCAATTGCTTTGGTAGAAGAGGGAGATATTATAGAAATAGATATTCCTAATCGTACCATTCATATGATAGTCGATGACATTGAGATGATGCATCGTCATGGCAAAATGGAAGCAAAAGAAAAAGCGGCTTGGCAACCGGTTGAGGAGCGTAAGCGTAAAATTTCAAAGGCTCTCAAGGCATATGCAGCTATGACAACCTCTGCTGCTAAGGGAGCTGTTCGTAATCTTTGA
- a CDS encoding TIGR02300 family protein codes for MAKQDLGTKRVDPETGKKFYDLNRDPIVSPYTGISYPRSYFEVAAAEANSEEEVDTEELDTALEKSAFMLLEEDGDDSKDDDLPDLEDSDVDLGDDDDTFLSHDEDDEDDDVADILGGGVSNDDDS; via the coding sequence ATGGCAAAACAGGATCTTGGAACTAAGCGTGTTGATCCAGAAACGGGAAAGAAATTTTATGATCTTAATCGCGACCCTATTGTGTCGCCTTATACAGGGATTTCTTATCCGCGTTCTTATTTTGAGGTTGCAGCAGCTGAAGCAAATAGTGAAGAAGAAGTTGATACGGAAGAGCTTGATACAGCACTTGAAAAATCTGCTTTTATGCTTCTTGAAGAGGATGGTGACGACTCTAAAGATGATGATCTTCCTGATTTGGAGGATAGTGATGTGGATCTCGGTGATGACGATGATACGTTTTTGTCTCACGACGAAGACGATGAGGATGATGACGTTGCTGATATTCTCGGAGGTGGTGTTTCTAACGATGATGATTCTTAA
- the aroA gene encoding 3-phosphoshikimate 1-carboxyvinyltransferase: MQKAISITAYKSTSLSGKIKIPGDKSISHRSLILGGLASGETHIHGLLESDDVLNTAAAIQALGACIIRKNGLWVIRGTGNGCLLAAQSPLDFGNSGTGARLVMGMVGPYHMKTTFVGDTSLSKRPMGRILDPLRLMGVEIEATHDDRLPLTLYGPKTASPIRYRLPMASAQVKSAILLAGLNTAGTTTVIEPILTRDHTEKMLKAFGAELEIETDAEGTRFIHLNGQPHLTGQTLDIPGDPSSAAFPLIAALLVEDSDITIENVLINNSRMGLVKTLWEMGAQIELLNQRQTGGEDVADLRVRSSMLKGVTVPKERAPSMIDEYPALAVAAAFAEGKTVMLGIEELRVKESDRLSALAQGLKINHVECEEGKDFLIVHGKNSAKGLGGGYVNTHLDHRIAMCFLVFGLASEKPVTIDDKQMIATSFPEFIPFIKRLGGKIA; the protein is encoded by the coding sequence ATGCAAAAAGCAATATCCATAACCGCCTACAAATCTACCAGCCTTTCTGGTAAAATTAAAATACCAGGAGATAAATCAATCTCCCATCGGTCTCTTATATTGGGAGGGTTAGCCAGTGGTGAAACACATATTCACGGACTTCTTGAAAGCGATGACGTTCTCAATACAGCAGCTGCTATACAAGCCTTAGGTGCTTGTATTATTAGAAAAAACGGTCTCTGGGTTATTCGTGGAACAGGAAATGGTTGCCTTTTAGCAGCACAAAGCCCTTTGGATTTCGGTAATTCTGGAACGGGCGCACGCCTCGTTATGGGAATGGTTGGTCCTTATCATATGAAAACAACCTTTGTCGGTGATACCTCTCTCTCCAAACGCCCTATGGGGCGTATTCTCGATCCACTGCGTTTAATGGGCGTTGAAATTGAAGCAACACATGACGACCGTCTTCCTTTAACGCTTTATGGACCGAAAACAGCTAGCCCGATTCGCTATCGTTTACCAATGGCTTCCGCCCAAGTTAAATCAGCAATCCTCCTTGCTGGACTCAATACCGCAGGCACTACAACTGTTATTGAGCCCATTCTCACACGAGATCATACAGAAAAAATGTTAAAAGCGTTTGGTGCTGAACTTGAGATAGAAACAGATGCTGAAGGTACGCGCTTTATTCATCTTAATGGCCAACCACACCTTACTGGACAAACTCTTGATATCCCAGGCGACCCCTCTTCTGCAGCTTTTCCGCTTATTGCCGCGCTTCTTGTAGAAGACTCCGATATCACCATTGAAAATGTTCTTATCAACAATTCTCGAATGGGGCTTGTCAAAACATTATGGGAAATGGGAGCTCAAATTGAGCTTTTGAACCAACGCCAAACAGGTGGAGAGGATGTTGCCGATCTGCGCGTTCGATCATCAATGCTAAAAGGCGTAACGGTGCCTAAAGAACGCGCTCCATCAATGATTGATGAATATCCTGCTTTGGCGGTAGCAGCAGCTTTTGCTGAAGGCAAAACAGTTATGCTAGGAATTGAAGAATTGCGCGTTAAAGAATCAGATCGACTGTCTGCACTTGCTCAAGGGCTAAAAATAAATCACGTAGAGTGCGAAGAAGGAAAGGATTTTCTCATTGTTCATGGAAAAAACTCCGCAAAAGGACTAGGTGGTGGATACGTCAACACACATCTTGATCACAGAATTGCTATGTGTTTTCTTGTCTTTGGATTGGCATCAGAAAAACCCGTTACTATTGACGATAAACAGATGATCGCTACCAGCTTTCCAGAATTTATCCCTTTCATAAAACGGCTTGGGGGAAAAATCGCTTGA
- the cmk gene encoding (d)CMP kinase yields the protein MKPFIIAIDGPAASGKGTLARKIATHYRLRHLDTGLTYRGVAQALLKQKLALDDEKSALACAKELDFNTLNLALLSSHELGEAASKIALIPTVREILVAKQRNFAKISPGSVLDGRDIGTVVCPDADIKLYVLANVQTRAKRRYQEILKIGAKADYHEILAQLEQRDKRDITRKHSPLKPAKNAHLLDTSELGIEATFAIARAFIDPIIKTRIIG from the coding sequence TTGAAACCTTTTATTATTGCAATTGATGGACCAGCAGCCTCAGGAAAAGGAACATTAGCAAGAAAAATTGCTACACATTATCGTCTTCGTCATCTCGATACTGGTCTTACTTATCGCGGTGTTGCCCAAGCACTTCTAAAACAAAAATTAGCTCTTGATGATGAAAAAAGTGCTCTTGCTTGTGCTAAAGAGCTTGATTTTAATACTTTAAATCTAGCCCTTCTCTCTTCTCATGAACTTGGTGAAGCCGCTTCAAAAATAGCACTCATCCCTACTGTACGCGAAATTCTTGTTGCCAAACAGCGTAACTTTGCTAAAATTTCACCTGGCAGTGTGCTTGATGGACGTGATATCGGCACTGTCGTCTGCCCCGATGCAGATATTAAGCTTTATGTTCTAGCCAATGTTCAAACACGTGCAAAACGTCGCTATCAGGAGATTTTAAAAATAGGAGCCAAAGCAGATTATCATGAAATCCTAGCTCAACTTGAACAACGCGACAAGCGCGATATAACCCGTAAACACAGCCCGCTTAAACCAGCAAAAAACGCCCACTTGCTTGATACGTCAGAATTGGGTATAGAAGCAACATTTGCAATTGCACGCGCTTTTATTGATCCGATCATAAAAACGCGTATAATTGGATAA
- the rpsA gene encoding 30S ribosomal protein S1, giving the protein MSQYNPTTADFEALLMESFQTNDLNEGSVVKGRVIAIEKDMAIIDAGLKVEGRIPLKEFGAKGKDGSLQIGDEVEVYIERIENAMGEAILSREKARREESWIRLEEKFNAGARVDGVIFSQVKGGFTVDLDGAVAFLPRSQVDIRPIRDVSPLMHNSQSFEILKMDRRRGNIVVSRRTVLEESRAEQRSEIVQNLEENQIVEGVVKNITDYGAFVDLGGIDGLLHVTDMAWRRVNHPSEVLTIGQTIKVQIIRINQDTHRISLGMKQLESDPWESISARYPVGKKITGAVTNITDYGGFVEIEPGIEGLIHVSEMSWTKKNIHPGKLLSTSQEVEVVVLEIDPSKRRISLGLKQTFENPWVAFANKFPVNSQIEGEVKNKTEFGLFIGLEGDVDGMVHLSDLDWNRPGEQVIDTYNKGDIVKAVVLDVDVEKERISLGIKQLSSDKVGEAAAAGELRKGAVVTCEVTAVNDNGIDVKLIDHNLETTIRRADLARDRDEQRPERFAIGQRFDARITAFDKKTRKLSVSIKALEIAEEKEAVAQYGSTDSGASLGDILGAALKKQEQD; this is encoded by the coding sequence ATGTCACAATACAATCCCACAACAGCGGATTTCGAAGCTCTTTTAATGGAATCCTTTCAAACTAATGATCTTAATGAAGGATCCGTTGTTAAAGGCCGTGTCATTGCAATCGAGAAAGATATGGCCATTATTGATGCTGGACTTAAAGTCGAAGGACGTATTCCACTCAAAGAATTTGGAGCTAAAGGAAAAGACGGTTCCTTGCAAATTGGTGATGAAGTTGAAGTTTATATTGAGCGCATTGAAAATGCGATGGGTGAAGCTATTCTATCGCGTGAAAAAGCACGGCGTGAAGAAAGCTGGATTCGTTTGGAAGAAAAATTTAATGCCGGCGCACGTGTCGATGGAGTTATCTTTAGCCAAGTAAAAGGAGGATTTACAGTCGATCTCGATGGTGCTGTTGCTTTCTTGCCCCGCAGCCAAGTTGATATTCGCCCCATTCGTGATGTTTCACCTCTCATGCATAATTCACAATCCTTTGAAATTTTAAAAATGGATCGTCGTCGTGGTAATATTGTTGTCTCACGTCGTACCGTTTTAGAGGAAAGCCGAGCCGAGCAACGTTCAGAAATTGTTCAAAATCTTGAAGAAAACCAAATTGTTGAAGGTGTTGTTAAAAATATTACCGATTATGGTGCCTTCGTTGATCTTGGTGGGATTGATGGTCTCTTACACGTCACCGATATGGCATGGCGGCGTGTTAACCATCCCTCTGAAGTTCTCACAATTGGTCAAACGATTAAAGTCCAAATCATTCGCATCAATCAAGATACACACCGTATTTCTCTTGGCATGAAACAGCTTGAAAGTGATCCTTGGGAAAGCATCAGCGCTCGATATCCTGTTGGTAAGAAAATTACCGGTGCTGTTACGAACATTACTGATTATGGTGGTTTTGTTGAAATCGAGCCAGGAATCGAAGGATTAATCCATGTCTCCGAAATGAGTTGGACAAAGAAAAATATCCATCCAGGTAAACTTCTCTCCACATCACAAGAAGTGGAAGTGGTTGTTCTTGAAATTGATCCATCTAAACGTCGTATTTCTCTTGGCTTGAAGCAAACATTTGAAAATCCATGGGTCGCTTTTGCTAATAAATTCCCTGTCAATTCACAAATCGAAGGAGAGGTCAAAAATAAAACAGAATTTGGTCTCTTCATTGGTCTTGAAGGCGATGTTGACGGTATGGTTCATCTCTCTGATCTTGATTGGAATCGTCCTGGTGAACAAGTCATTGATACGTACAATAAAGGCGATATCGTTAAAGCTGTGGTCCTTGATGTTGACGTTGAAAAAGAACGTATTTCTCTTGGAATTAAACAACTTTCCAGCGATAAAGTTGGAGAAGCAGCTGCTGCTGGCGAACTTCGTAAAGGTGCTGTAGTGACATGTGAAGTTACTGCAGTTAATGATAATGGCATTGATGTGAAATTGATTGACCACAATCTTGAAACAACCATTCGTCGTGCTGATTTGGCTCGTGATCGTGATGAACAGCGCCCTGAACGTTTCGCAATTGGTCAGAGATTTGATGCCCGCATTACTGCATTCGATAAAAAAACACGTAAGCTTTCAGTTTCTATCAAAGCTTTAGAAATTGCAGAAGAAAAGGAAGCTGTTGCTCAATATGGATCAACAGATTCAGGTGCTTCTCTTGGCGATATTCTTGGTGCAGCTTTGAAAAAACAAGAACAAGATTAA